A stretch of the Azorhizobium caulinodans ORS 571 genome encodes the following:
- a CDS encoding DUF4114 domain-containing protein, with product MVANSSYLDFTSYGTIPASVTDPATAYGLTNTQPVTGNAHITVAVVLNRANDPTALLNADWGTRQATLAQMQANGTLWTTYGADTGTFNTVKTQLGGIGTVLGDETGTGGYVTSAASRTIWVSLDAAGFQTLFGTPLMKGAAFGGAYEQLYWNGDLSLPASIASSTAGLWFDYGMDPATSALTSSTVALPQGAQSPGNQSTSATELYPQDIAALYNFPLSGPAHQTGTLALIEIGIGDALNPTIPGPSFQSRLQAYLATAGVPGSGAYYVQNSANERYNADNADERSLDVGVVSAIVPNSLIGLYVGSGDTVYTAYQTAIWDQQNNPAVISSSWSDGLSFAPGSPFATAYRELFVDAALRGISVFNDAFDGGSGNETGTGLTNLFTGSMSSYAMVVGGTSVSTLAAAQTDSTLAGVVLAAQQGDLATLWQMVRGGLTAWPVGAGQLEPFIETVWNQYVLSGSRLFPGYGENFATSGGVDTTQATPGYQTAFGLTPTDADPSHGVGRGAPDVSALSQGNMGYLLPGSNMLGVYPNGGTSAATPFWAALATEFNAIFKDQGLPNLGYSNDLYYIAAAIAPASFNDITAGNNVSTFIPGSTYTSPQLGGISATGLGYAAGQGYDLTTGLGSPNGLLLARALSSIAHAELYYDLTPVLENAGAPSSGASAGWSSTADQSLLFQSSLSHAGEWSLSLGSATYSFAGNAASPYAWTSALAQQSLQSDFSPTLVTLFDGYGQGQIVQTGVAAGTPLALSVSGTPATSHQAALTADYGFVDFVSGDGLSSVEVARPLAVATTANGANDADAVVRLRQNGVNDVSVMFYKVADYAGTVDGLAPGQAGYAEAAAAHAYSTISGQTTVSGSGYGAYSQTELAHVNAGDLIAMKLTSNGETYWAFASGNETVNGQHVAHLWSYGLNTWGWEDLYGGGDHDYNDLIVQLDFTSASGSHLLV from the coding sequence ATGGTCGCCAATTCCAGTTATCTGGATTTCACGAGCTACGGCACCATTCCCGCGTCCGTGACGGATCCGGCCACAGCCTACGGCCTCACCAACACACAGCCCGTCACCGGCAACGCCCACATCACGGTTGCCGTGGTGCTCAACCGCGCGAACGATCCGACGGCGCTCCTCAATGCCGACTGGGGCACGCGGCAGGCGACCCTCGCTCAGATGCAGGCCAACGGGACCCTGTGGACCACCTACGGCGCCGACACTGGCACCTTCAATACGGTGAAGACCCAGCTCGGGGGAATCGGCACGGTGCTCGGGGACGAGACCGGCACCGGCGGCTATGTCACCTCGGCGGCCTCGCGCACCATCTGGGTGTCGTTGGATGCGGCGGGCTTCCAGACCCTGTTCGGCACCCCGCTGATGAAGGGGGCGGCCTTCGGCGGCGCCTATGAGCAGCTCTACTGGAACGGAGACCTGTCGCTTCCGGCCTCCATCGCCTCATCCACGGCTGGCCTCTGGTTCGACTATGGCATGGACCCGGCGACCAGCGCCCTGACGAGCAGCACCGTCGCCCTCCCGCAGGGCGCCCAGAGCCCCGGCAACCAGAGCACCAGTGCCACCGAGCTCTACCCGCAGGACATCGCCGCGCTCTACAATTTTCCCCTGAGCGGCCCGGCGCACCAGACCGGCACGCTGGCGCTGATCGAGATCGGCATCGGCGATGCGCTGAACCCCACCATTCCCGGCCCGAGCTTCCAGTCGCGGCTTCAGGCCTATCTGGCGACGGCCGGGGTTCCGGGGAGCGGCGCCTATTACGTCCAGAACAGCGCGAACGAGCGCTACAATGCCGACAATGCCGACGAGCGCTCCCTCGACGTGGGCGTGGTCAGTGCCATCGTCCCGAACAGCCTGATCGGGCTTTATGTCGGCTCGGGCGACACCGTCTACACCGCCTACCAGACCGCCATCTGGGACCAGCAGAACAACCCTGCCGTGATCTCCTCGTCCTGGAGCGACGGCCTGTCCTTCGCGCCGGGTTCGCCCTTCGCCACCGCCTATCGCGAACTGTTCGTCGATGCGGCGCTGCGCGGCATCTCGGTCTTCAACGACGCCTTCGACGGCGGCTCGGGCAATGAGACGGGAACGGGCCTCACCAACCTGTTCACGGGCAGCATGAGTTCCTACGCCATGGTGGTCGGCGGCACCTCCGTCTCGACCCTCGCCGCCGCGCAGACCGACAGCACGCTGGCTGGCGTGGTCCTCGCCGCCCAGCAGGGCGACCTTGCGACGCTGTGGCAGATGGTGCGCGGCGGGCTCACCGCCTGGCCGGTCGGTGCGGGCCAGCTCGAGCCCTTCATCGAGACGGTGTGGAACCAGTATGTCCTCTCCGGGAGCCGCCTGTTTCCCGGCTATGGCGAGAATTTCGCCACCTCCGGCGGCGTCGACACCACCCAGGCGACGCCGGGCTACCAGACCGCCTTCGGCCTTACGCCCACCGATGCCGATCCTTCCCACGGCGTCGGCCGTGGCGCGCCGGACGTCTCGGCCCTGTCCCAGGGCAACATGGGCTATCTCCTGCCGGGCTCGAACATGCTGGGCGTCTATCCCAACGGCGGCACCAGCGCCGCGACGCCCTTCTGGGCCGCGCTCGCCACCGAATTCAACGCCATCTTCAAGGATCAGGGGCTGCCCAATCTGGGCTACAGCAACGACCTTTATTACATCGCCGCCGCCATCGCGCCTGCCTCCTTCAACGACATCACGGCGGGCAACAACGTCTCCACCTTCATCCCCGGCAGCACCTACACCTCGCCCCAGCTCGGCGGCATCTCGGCCACGGGCCTCGGCTATGCGGCCGGCCAGGGCTATGACCTCACAACCGGCCTCGGCTCCCCCAACGGGCTGCTGCTGGCGCGGGCGCTGTCCTCCATCGCCCACGCCGAGCTCTATTATGACCTGACGCCGGTGCTGGAGAATGCGGGCGCCCCCTCCTCCGGCGCGAGCGCGGGCTGGAGCAGCACCGCCGACCAGAGCCTCCTGTTCCAGTCCAGTCTCTCCCATGCGGGCGAATGGAGCCTCTCGCTCGGCTCGGCCACCTACAGCTTCGCGGGCAACGCCGCGTCCCCCTACGCCTGGACCAGCGCGCTCGCCCAGCAGAGCCTGCAGTCGGATTTCTCGCCCACGCTCGTCACGCTGTTCGACGGCTATGGCCAGGGACAGATCGTCCAGACCGGCGTCGCCGCCGGGACACCACTCGCCCTCTCCGTATCGGGCACGCCGGCAACCTCCCATCAGGCCGCGCTCACGGCCGATTACGGCTTCGTGGATTTCGTCTCGGGGGACGGCCTCTCGTCGGTGGAAGTGGCCCGGCCGCTGGCGGTGGCCACCACCGCGAACGGCGCGAACGATGCCGACGCTGTCGTCCGCCTGCGCCAGAATGGCGTCAACGACGTCTCGGTCATGTTCTACAAGGTGGCCGATTATGCGGGGACCGTGGACGGCCTCGCCCCCGGACAGGCGGGCTATGCCGAGGCAGCCGCCGCCCATGCCTACAGCACCATCAGCGGCCAGACGACCGTTTCAGGATCCGGTTATGGCGCCTACAGCCAGACCGAACTCGCCCATGTGAATGCGGGCGACCTCATCGCCATGAAGCTCACCAGCAACGGCGAAACCTACTGGGCCTTCGCCTCGGGCAATGAAACCGTGAACGGCCAGCACGTCGCCCATCTGTGGAGCTACGGCCTCAACACCTGGGGCTGGGAAGACCTCTATGGCGGCGGCGATCACGATTATAACGACCTGATCGTCCAGCTCGATTTCACCAGCGCCTCGGGCAGCCATCTTCTGGTGTGA
- a CDS encoding ABC transporter ATP-binding protein, producing the protein MMPEPDFPPALALVNVARRYKEGEGAIEVLRDANLVVEPGQSVALVAPSGTGKSTLLHLAGLLEHPDEGEVYVDGAPTSGLPDKERTRLRRIHVGFVYQFHHLLPELTALENVMMPQMIRGLSKKEASVRAADLLDYLGLGKRLNHRPSELSGGEQQRVAIARALANAPRLVLADEPTGNLDPKTSDHVFGALAELVHATGVAAIIATHNLDLADRMDRRVTLRDGQVVELA; encoded by the coding sequence ATGATGCCCGAGCCCGACTTTCCGCCGGCCCTGGCCCTCGTCAATGTCGCCCGCCGCTACAAGGAGGGGGAGGGCGCCATCGAGGTGCTGCGCGACGCCAATCTGGTGGTGGAGCCCGGCCAGTCGGTGGCGCTGGTGGCACCTTCCGGCACCGGCAAGTCCACCCTGCTCCATCTCGCCGGCCTTCTGGAGCATCCGGACGAGGGCGAGGTCTATGTGGACGGCGCCCCCACCTCCGGCCTGCCGGACAAGGAGCGCACGCGGCTGCGCCGCATCCATGTGGGTTTCGTCTATCAGTTCCACCACCTCCTGCCCGAACTGACGGCGCTGGAGAATGTGATGATGCCCCAGATGATCCGCGGCCTCTCGAAGAAGGAGGCCTCGGTGCGGGCCGCCGATCTGCTCGACTATCTCGGCCTCGGCAAGCGCCTCAACCATCGCCCGTCCGAACTGTCGGGCGGCGAGCAGCAGCGCGTCGCCATCGCCCGCGCGCTCGCCAATGCCCCGCGCCTCGTGCTGGCGGACGAGCCCACCGGCAATCTCGACCCCAAGACGTCGGACCATGTGTTCGGGGCGCTCGCGGAGCTGGTGCACGCCACCGGCGTCGCCGCCATCATCGCGACCCACAATCTGGATCTCGCCGACCGCATGGACCGCCGCGTCACCCTGCGGGACGGGCAGGTGGTGGAACTGGCCTGA
- a CDS encoding nucleotidyltransferase family protein: MLQASQQGERSEGLSVDMDDFVELNPDQRREKVNSDQRYQALLNARGALAGYRGSLVWHGPDGSQRLMRSYYDRSGARRQKTLGSRSPQTEALKAEWDQRRAQAVQVFAERRETMERQAAINRALRLGRVPLIAAKIIRALDEAGLLGAGIRVAGTNAVYAYEAAAGVFVDAGVTATQDIDLLMDARRTLRILSSEDVPEGALLNLLRQVDRSFERTRETFRAINRDGYLIDLIKPDPRPPWKMERDRIGSGEDDLVAASMEGLAWLENARPFEAIAIDEKGWPVRMVCPDPRVFAAHKLWLSGRVDRDPPKRRRDEAQAAVVGRLTAAYLTHLPYEGDDLRVLPKSVRQSAEPLFRHSQSTFP; encoded by the coding sequence ATGTTGCAGGCGTCGCAACAGGGCGAGCGGAGCGAGGGCTTATCTGTTGATATGGATGATTTCGTTGAACTAAATCCGGATCAGCGTCGGGAGAAGGTGAACTCCGATCAGCGCTACCAGGCCTTGCTGAATGCGCGCGGGGCCCTCGCGGGCTATCGTGGGTCGCTGGTCTGGCATGGCCCTGACGGTTCGCAGCGGCTCATGCGCAGCTACTATGACCGCTCCGGCGCGCGGCGGCAGAAGACGCTTGGCTCGCGGTCACCGCAAACGGAAGCGTTGAAGGCCGAGTGGGATCAGAGGCGGGCGCAAGCCGTCCAGGTTTTCGCGGAACGTCGCGAGACCATGGAACGACAGGCGGCCATCAACCGGGCGCTTCGCCTTGGTCGTGTGCCCCTGATCGCGGCCAAAATCATCCGGGCCCTGGACGAGGCGGGTCTTCTGGGCGCCGGTATTCGCGTGGCGGGGACCAATGCCGTTTACGCTTATGAAGCCGCTGCTGGCGTGTTCGTCGATGCTGGCGTCACCGCCACGCAGGATATCGACCTGCTCATGGATGCCCGGCGGACATTGCGCATATTATCAAGTGAGGATGTCCCGGAAGGCGCTCTCCTCAATCTCCTGCGGCAGGTGGATCGCTCCTTTGAGCGGACACGGGAGACGTTCCGCGCCATCAATCGCGACGGCTATCTCATCGACCTGATCAAGCCCGATCCGCGCCCGCCATGGAAGATGGAGCGCGACAGGATCGGGTCTGGAGAGGATGATCTCGTCGCGGCCTCCATGGAAGGGTTGGCTTGGCTGGAGAACGCGCGTCCGTTTGAGGCCATCGCCATTGATGAAAAGGGCTGGCCCGTGCGCATGGTGTGCCCGGATCCTCGGGTTTTCGCCGCGCATAAGCTTTGGTTGTCTGGCCGGGTGGATCGTGATCCGCCAAAGCGCCGGCGGGATGAAGCTCAGGCGGCGGTGGTTGGGCGGCTGACGGCGGCGTATCTCACCCATCTGCCCTATGAGGGCGACGATTTACGGGTTCTGCCCAAATCCGTCCGCCAATCTGCCGAGCCCCTATTCAGGCACTCCCAATCAACCTTCCCCTAG
- the dnaE gene encoding DNA polymerase III subunit alpha yields the protein MRDPGFVHLHVHSSYSLLEGALTLGKLADFAKADAQPALALTDTGNLFGALEFSEKMYGAGIQPIAGCSLALDLPEPVAPRGIVPKKPRIVLLAAREQGWRNLMTLVSRAYLETPDGEEPRVTLDWLSELNDGLIALTGGPAGPLDKALVAGHGDVAASRLDQLTAIYGDRLYVELQRHNWDPERIAEPGLLDLAYAKGLPLVAANEPFFGAQSDYNAHDALIAIAESKLLSEGDRRRLTPEHRFKTRAEMLELFADLPEATANTVEIAQRCAYRVRTAKPILPRFTSGGGGDALAEEAAELERQAQEGLAARLAKHGPAEGLDTKIYEERLAYEISVITKMKFPGYFLIVSDFIKWAKAHDIPVGPGRGSGAGSLVAYSLQITDLDPLRFGLLFERFLNPDRVSMPDFDVDFCQDRREEVIDYVQKRYGRSQVAQIITFGTLQARGVLRDVGRVLEMPYGQVDKLCKLVPQNPANPVTLKQAIEEEPRLQEARDEEEVVKQAFDIAVRLEGLNRHASTHAAGIVIGDRPLHELVPLYRDPKSDMPVTQYNMKWVEQAGLVKFDFLGLKTLTTITTAVKLIRQRGIDLDISKIPLDDPKTYAMLARGETVGVFQVESAGMRRALVDMKADRIEDLIALVALYRPGPMANIPVYCDCKHGRAEPDYIHPKLEPYLKETFGVIIYQEQVMQIAQALSGYSLGEADLLRRAMGKKIRAEMEKQRARFVDGAQERGVPKAQADTIFDLLAKFADYGFNKSHAAAYALVAYQTAWLKANYATEFLAASMTLDMGNTDKLAEFRQEAQRLGIQVVPPNINLSHRDFAVVDGKIIYAMAAIKGVGGHAVDALVASRGKEPFTDLADFANRFPVKHLNKRTLENLAAAGCFDVLEKNRARVFAALDAVVAHAQRVEADRSSGQNDMFGSGPVKAKLPLPDAQPWEPAERLKREYDTIGFFLTGHPLDDYAPALKKMRVQQFSDFSRAVRQGAAAGRLAATVVSRQERKTKTGNRMGIVGLSDPSGHFEAVLFSEGLAHYRDLLEPGTPVLMMVAAELQGEDVRVRIQSCERLDEATARHHKNLRIFVNSTEPLTGISRRLSGGKGDGEVSLVLLMDGGKAEVEIRLDGRYPVSPQIAGAIKAIPGVVAVEAA from the coding sequence ATGCGCGATCCCGGCTTCGTCCATCTGCACGTCCATTCCTCCTATTCGCTGCTGGAAGGGGCGCTGACCCTCGGCAAGCTGGCGGATTTTGCCAAGGCGGACGCGCAGCCGGCGCTGGCCCTCACCGACACGGGCAATCTGTTCGGCGCGCTGGAATTTTCCGAGAAGATGTATGGCGCGGGCATCCAGCCCATCGCCGGCTGCTCGCTGGCTCTGGACCTGCCGGAGCCGGTGGCGCCGCGCGGGATCGTACCGAAGAAGCCGCGCATCGTGCTGCTGGCCGCCCGAGAGCAGGGCTGGCGCAACCTCATGACGCTGGTTTCGCGCGCCTATCTGGAAACCCCCGACGGGGAGGAGCCGCGCGTCACGCTCGACTGGCTCTCCGAACTGAACGATGGCCTCATTGCTCTGACCGGCGGGCCGGCGGGGCCGCTCGACAAGGCACTGGTGGCGGGCCATGGGGATGTGGCGGCAAGCCGCCTCGACCAGCTCACCGCCATCTATGGCGACCGGCTCTATGTGGAATTGCAGCGCCACAATTGGGATCCCGAGCGCATCGCCGAGCCGGGCCTGCTGGACCTCGCCTATGCCAAGGGCCTGCCGCTTGTGGCGGCGAACGAGCCCTTCTTCGGCGCCCAGAGCGACTACAACGCCCATGACGCGCTGATCGCCATCGCTGAATCGAAGCTGCTGTCGGAAGGCGACCGCCGTCGCCTCACCCCCGAGCACCGCTTCAAGACCCGCGCTGAAATGCTGGAGCTGTTCGCGGACCTGCCGGAGGCAACCGCCAACACGGTGGAGATCGCCCAGCGTTGCGCCTATCGGGTGCGCACGGCGAAGCCCATCCTGCCGCGCTTCACCTCCGGCGGCGGCGGCGACGCGCTGGCGGAAGAGGCGGCGGAGCTCGAGCGGCAGGCGCAGGAAGGCCTGGCCGCGCGCCTCGCCAAGCACGGCCCGGCGGAGGGGCTCGACACGAAGATCTATGAGGAGCGTCTCGCCTACGAGATCTCCGTCATCACCAAGATGAAGTTCCCCGGCTACTTCCTCATCGTGTCGGACTTCATCAAATGGGCGAAGGCGCACGACATTCCGGTGGGGCCGGGCCGTGGGTCGGGTGCCGGCTCACTGGTGGCCTATTCGCTCCAGATCACCGACCTCGATCCGCTGCGCTTCGGCCTGCTGTTCGAGCGCTTCCTCAATCCTGACCGCGTCTCCATGCCGGACTTCGACGTGGACTTCTGTCAGGACCGCCGCGAGGAGGTGATCGACTATGTGCAGAAGCGCTACGGGCGCTCGCAGGTGGCGCAGATCATCACCTTCGGTACGCTTCAGGCGCGCGGCGTGCTGCGCGACGTCGGCCGCGTGCTGGAAATGCCCTATGGCCAGGTGGACAAGCTCTGCAAGCTGGTGCCGCAGAACCCCGCCAATCCCGTCACGCTGAAGCAGGCCATCGAGGAGGAGCCGCGCCTTCAGGAAGCACGCGACGAGGAGGAGGTCGTCAAGCAGGCCTTCGATATCGCCGTGCGCCTCGAAGGCCTCAACCGACACGCCTCCACCCACGCGGCGGGCATCGTGATCGGCGACCGGCCCCTGCATGAGCTGGTGCCGCTCTATCGCGACCCCAAGTCCGACATGCCGGTCACCCAGTACAATATGAAATGGGTGGAGCAGGCCGGCCTTGTGAAGTTCGACTTCCTCGGCCTCAAGACCCTCACCACCATTACGACGGCGGTGAAGCTGATCCGCCAGCGAGGCATCGATCTCGACATCTCGAAGATCCCGCTCGACGATCCCAAGACCTACGCCATGCTCGCCCGGGGCGAGACGGTGGGCGTGTTCCAGGTGGAAAGCGCGGGCATGCGCCGCGCCCTCGTGGACATGAAGGCCGACCGCATCGAGGATCTGATCGCGCTCGTCGCGCTCTATCGTCCCGGCCCCATGGCCAACATCCCGGTCTATTGCGACTGCAAGCACGGGCGCGCCGAGCCGGACTATATCCATCCGAAGCTCGAGCCTTATCTGAAGGAAACCTTCGGCGTCATCATCTATCAGGAACAGGTGATGCAGATCGCGCAGGCGCTGTCCGGCTATTCGCTGGGCGAAGCCGACCTGCTGCGCCGCGCCATGGGCAAGAAGATCCGCGCCGAGATGGAGAAGCAGCGCGCCCGCTTCGTGGATGGCGCGCAGGAGCGCGGCGTCCCGAAGGCACAGGCGGACACCATCTTCGACTTGCTCGCCAAGTTCGCGGACTACGGCTTCAACAAGTCGCACGCGGCGGCCTATGCGCTCGTCGCCTACCAGACGGCGTGGCTGAAGGCGAACTACGCCACCGAATTCCTCGCCGCCTCCATGACCCTCGACATGGGCAATACGGACAAGCTGGCGGAATTCCGCCAGGAGGCGCAGCGGCTCGGCATCCAGGTGGTGCCGCCGAACATCAATCTCTCGCACCGCGACTTCGCGGTGGTGGACGGCAAGATCATCTACGCCATGGCGGCCATCAAGGGCGTGGGCGGGCACGCGGTGGATGCGCTGGTGGCCTCGCGCGGCAAGGAGCCGTTCACGGATCTTGCGGACTTCGCCAACCGCTTCCCGGTGAAGCACCTCAACAAGCGCACGCTGGAAAATCTCGCCGCCGCCGGCTGCTTCGACGTGCTGGAGAAGAATCGCGCCCGCGTCTTTGCCGCGTTGGATGCGGTGGTGGCCCATGCCCAGCGTGTGGAGGCCGACCGCTCGTCCGGCCAGAACGACATGTTCGGCTCCGGTCCGGTCAAGGCCAAGCTGCCGCTGCCCGACGCCCAGCCCTGGGAGCCGGCCGAGCGGCTGAAGCGCGAATATGACACCATCGGCTTCTTCCTCACCGGCCATCCTCTGGATGACTACGCCCCGGCGCTGAAGAAGATGCGCGTGCAGCAGTTCTCGGACTTCTCCCGCGCCGTGCGGCAGGGCGCGGCGGCGGGTCGGCTTGCGGCGACCGTCGTGTCGCGGCAGGAGCGCAAGACCAAGACCGGCAACCGCATGGGCATCGTCGGCCTCTCGGACCCCTCCGGCCATTTCGAGGCGGTGCTCTTCTCGGAAGGCCTCGCCCATTATCGCGACCTGCTGGAGCCGGGCACGCCGGTGCTGATGATGGTGGCTGCCGAGCTTCAGGGCGAGGACGTGCGCGTGCGCATCCAGTCCTGCGAGCGGCTGGACGAGGCCACCGCCCGCCACCACAAGAACCTGCGCATCTTCGTCAATTCCACCGAGCCGCTGACCGGCATCTCCCGCCGCCTCTCGGGCGGAAAGGGCGATGGCGAGGTGAGCCTCGTGCTGCTGATGGACGGCGGCAAGGCGGAAGTGGAGATCCGCCTCGACGGCCGCTATCCGGTCTCCCCCCAGATCGCGGGGGCCATCAAGGCGATCCCGGGCGTGGTGGCGGTGGAGGCGGCCTGA
- a CDS encoding 30S ribosomal protein S2: MALPDYSMRQLLEAGVHFGHQSHRWNPKMSQYIFGVRNNIHIIDLSQTVPALHRALQAVSDTVAQGGRVLFVGTKRQAQDQVADAARRSAQYYVNSRWLGGMLTNWKTISNSIARLKKLEEMLSGPEQGGYTKKERLTLSREKEKLERALGGIRDMGGLPDLLFVIDTNKEDIAVKEAQRLGIPVAAILDTNSDPDGITYPVPGNDDAGRAIQLYCDLVARAAIDGIGRGHVDLGVDLGETEAPLSEGLPAEPSLWSTFEPLSGPRGVADDLKKLTGVSPEIEQKLNDLGVFHFSQIAGLDSVDAQRVGEEVGLPGRVDGWIAQAKEFSAEAE, encoded by the coding sequence ATGGCTCTTCCTGACTACTCCATGCGTCAGCTCCTGGAAGCTGGCGTGCACTTCGGCCACCAGTCGCACCGCTGGAACCCCAAGATGTCGCAGTACATCTTCGGCGTCCGCAACAACATCCACATCATCGACCTGTCGCAGACCGTGCCGGCGCTGCATCGCGCGCTGCAGGCCGTGTCCGACACCGTGGCCCAGGGTGGCCGCGTGCTGTTCGTGGGCACGAAGCGTCAGGCGCAGGACCAGGTGGCCGATGCCGCCCGCCGCTCCGCGCAGTATTATGTGAATTCCCGCTGGCTCGGCGGCATGCTGACCAACTGGAAGACCATTTCCAATTCGATCGCCCGCCTGAAGAAGCTGGAAGAGATGCTCTCCGGCCCCGAGCAGGGCGGTTACACCAAGAAGGAGCGCCTGACGCTCTCCCGTGAAAAGGAGAAGCTCGAGCGCGCCCTCGGCGGCATTCGCGACATGGGCGGCCTGCCCGACCTGCTGTTCGTGATCGACACGAACAAGGAAGACATCGCCGTGAAGGAGGCCCAGCGCCTCGGCATCCCGGTGGCGGCCATCCTCGACACCAATTCCGATCCGGACGGCATCACCTATCCGGTTCCGGGCAACGATGACGCCGGCCGCGCCATCCAGCTCTATTGCGACCTCGTCGCCCGCGCCGCCATCGACGGCATCGGCCGTGGCCATGTGGACCTCGGTGTGGATCTCGGCGAGACCGAGGCCCCGCTCTCCGAGGGCCTGCCGGCCGAGCCGAGCCTGTGGTCCACCTTCGAGCCCCTCTCCGGTCCCCGCGGCGTTGCCGACGACCTGAAGAAGCTCACCGGCGTGAGCCCCGAGATCGAGCAGAAGCTGAACGACCTCGGCGTGTTCCACTTCTCGCAGATCGCCGGCCTCGACAGCGTCGATGCCCAGCGCGTGGGCGAGGAAGTGGGCCTGCCGGGCCGCGTGGACGGCTGGATCGCCCAGGCCAAGGAGTTCTCCGCCGAGGCGGAGTGA
- a CDS encoding lipoprotein-releasing ABC transporter permease subunit: MAAAKGSRAAPPDAEPMGTRPFAAFEWMLSLRYLRARRKEGFISVIAGFSFVGIVLGVATLIIVMAVMNGFRQELLGKILGLNGHMLVQPLENALTDYTAVADRISKLNGIKLAVPVVEGQALASSPYNASGVLVRGLAEKDLRSMPSVANNIRQGTLDGFDQGQGLAIGKRLADQLSLRAGDNITLVAPRGSVTPMGTSPRIKVYKIAAVFEIGMSEYDSAFVFMPLPEAQAYFNRNGDVNAIEVYIANPDDVGELRGAVQAAAQRPVYIVDWRQRNATFFNALQVERNVMFLILTLIVLVAALNIISGLIMLVKDKGHDIAVLRTMGATQGAIMRIFLITGASIGVVGTLVGVLLGVVVCLNIEEIRQFISWMTRTELFSPELYYLSRLPAQMDMRETLSVVFMALTLSLLATLYPSWRAARLDPVEALRYE; the protein is encoded by the coding sequence ATGGCCGCAGCCAAGGGTTCGCGGGCCGCCCCGCCGGACGCCGAACCCATGGGCACACGGCCATTCGCTGCCTTCGAATGGATGCTCTCCCTGCGTTACCTCCGGGCGCGGCGCAAGGAGGGCTTCATCTCGGTCATCGCCGGCTTTTCCTTCGTGGGCATCGTGCTGGGCGTCGCCACGCTCATCATCGTCATGGCAGTGATGAACGGCTTCCGGCAGGAACTGCTGGGCAAGATCCTCGGCCTCAACGGCCACATGCTCGTGCAGCCGCTGGAGAATGCGCTCACCGACTATACGGCGGTCGCGGACCGTATCTCCAAGCTCAACGGCATCAAGCTGGCGGTGCCGGTGGTGGAGGGGCAGGCGCTCGCCTCCTCGCCCTACAATGCCTCCGGCGTTCTGGTGCGCGGCCTTGCCGAGAAGGACCTCCGGTCCATGCCCTCGGTCGCGAACAACATCCGCCAGGGCACGCTGGACGGCTTCGATCAGGGGCAGGGGCTCGCCATCGGCAAGCGCCTCGCCGACCAGCTCTCGCTGAGGGCGGGTGACAACATCACGCTGGTGGCCCCGCGTGGCTCGGTGACACCGATGGGCACCTCACCCCGCATCAAGGTCTACAAGATCGCGGCGGTGTTCGAGATCGGCATGTCGGAATATGACAGCGCCTTCGTCTTCATGCCGCTGCCCGAGGCGCAGGCCTATTTCAACCGCAATGGCGATGTGAACGCCATCGAGGTCTATATCGCCAATCCCGACGATGTGGGTGAACTGCGTGGCGCTGTGCAGGCGGCGGCGCAGCGGCCGGTCTATATCGTCGACTGGCGGCAACGGAACGCCACCTTCTTCAACGCGCTCCAGGTGGAGCGGAACGTGATGTTCCTCATCCTCACGCTCATCGTGCTGGTGGCGGCGCTGAACATCATCTCCGGCCTCATCATGCTGGTGAAGGACAAGGGCCACGACATCGCCGTGTTGCGCACCATGGGCGCGACGCAGGGCGCGATCATGCGCATCTTCCTCATCACCGGCGCCAGCATCGGCGTGGTCGGCACGCTGGTGGGCGTGTTGCTGGGCGTGGTGGTGTGCCTCAATATCGAGGAGATCCGTCAGTTCATCTCCTGGATGACGCGCACCGAATTGTTCTCGCCGGAGCTTTATTACCTCAGCCGCCTGCCGGCGCAGATGGACATGCGCGAGACGCTCTCCGTCGTCTTCATGGCGCTAACCCTCTCGCTGCTCGCGACCCTCTATCCCTCCTGGCGGGCGGCCCGGCTCGATCCGGTGGAAGCCCTGAGATACGAATGA
- a CDS encoding EamA family transporter, protein MKSVIQAWQLWALGSAAFAALTAIFGKIGVAGISSDLATFIRTIVILVLIAAIVQAKGAWQPFDAISRQTWVFLVLSGLATGASWLCYYRALQLADASRVAPIDKLSVVLVAVFGVLFLGEKLNWQNWLGVAFIAAGTVLVAMR, encoded by the coding sequence ATGAAGTCCGTCATTCAGGCTTGGCAACTGTGGGCGCTCGGCTCGGCAGCATTCGCGGCGCTCACCGCCATCTTCGGCAAGATCGGCGTGGCGGGGATTTCCTCGGACCTTGCCACCTTCATCCGCACCATCGTCATTCTGGTGCTGATCGCCGCCATCGTGCAGGCGAAGGGCGCGTGGCAGCCGTTCGATGCCATCTCGCGGCAGACCTGGGTCTTCCTCGTGCTGTCGGGCCTCGCCACGGGGGCGTCGTGGCTCTGCTATTATCGGGCCCTGCAACTCGCCGACGCGAGCCGCGTCGCGCCCATCGACAAGCTGAGCGTCGTGCTGGTGGCGGTGTTCGGCGTGCTGTTTCTGGGCGAGAAGCTGAACTGGCAGAACTGGCTGGGCGTCGCCTTCATCGCCGCCGGCACCGTGCTGGTGGCGATGCGCTGA